From a single Verrucomicrobiia bacterium genomic region:
- a CDS encoding HAD family hydrolase translates to MNDAAQVLREFAPRHPYFVGIDSDGCVFDSMEIKHKECFTPMFIKHFGLQAVARYAREVWEFVNLYSKTRGINRYPALSNALTLLAERPEVAARGVRVPGTDDLDAWMAREPQHSLSTLRAEVETRGNEALGPVLEWSLAVDRQIQDIVHGVPPFPGVRECLARLEGQADAMVISQTPGAALSREWAEHALANQVALIAGQELGSKKEHLRAAAGGKYPPGQVLMIGDAPGDFTAAKTNLALFYPIIPGREEVSWQRLLSEGLDAFFANQYAGDYESALVREFNASLPERPPWQSMGRG, encoded by the coding sequence ATGAACGACGCCGCCCAAGTCCTGCGCGAATTCGCGCCGCGCCATCCGTACTTCGTGGGAATCGACTCCGACGGGTGCGTATTCGACTCGATGGAGATCAAGCACAAGGAGTGCTTTACGCCGATGTTCATCAAGCACTTCGGCCTCCAGGCGGTGGCGCGGTATGCGCGGGAGGTTTGGGAGTTCGTCAACCTCTACTCGAAGACGCGGGGCATCAATCGTTACCCGGCCCTCTCCAACGCCCTCACCCTGCTGGCCGAGCGGCCGGAGGTGGCGGCGCGGGGAGTCCGGGTGCCTGGGACCGACGATCTGGATGCCTGGATGGCGCGGGAACCCCAGCATTCGCTGTCCACCCTGCGGGCCGAGGTGGAAACGCGCGGCAACGAGGCGCTGGGGCCCGTCCTGGAATGGTCCCTGGCGGTGGATCGGCAGATTCAGGACATTGTGCACGGGGTGCCACCGTTTCCGGGTGTTCGCGAATGCCTGGCCCGGCTGGAAGGGCAGGCCGATGCCATGGTGATCTCGCAAACCCCCGGAGCGGCCCTCTCCCGCGAGTGGGCGGAGCATGCCCTGGCGAACCAGGTTGCGCTGATTGCCGGGCAGGAACTGGGATCGAAGAAGGAACATTTGCGTGCGGCGGCAGGCGGGAAGTACCCGCCGGGTCAAGTCCTCATGATCGGGGATGCGCCGGGCGATTTCACGGCGGCCAAGACCAATCTGGCGCTGTTTTATCCCATCATTCCCGGCCGCGAAGAGGTTTCCTGGCAGCGGTTGTTGTCGGAGGGGCTCGATGCGTTCTTTGCCAACCAGTATGCGGGGGACTACGAAAGCGCGCTGGTGCGCGAGTTCAACGCATCGCTCCCCGAGCGTCCGCCGTGGCAGTCGATGGGGCGAGGCTGA
- the ybeY gene encoding rRNA maturation RNase YbeY, which produces MKREVVVRVRQRRWLVDREGLTRLTEAFLGEELGLGEWCLGIQLVGERAMSEQNERWLGHEGSTDVITFDHREGPGEALHGELFVSVDDAVRQAEEFGSTPSMELVRYVVHGVLHLQGYDDRDGVSRRAMKRAEDRWVRRLARRFALRELVARLG; this is translated from the coding sequence ATGAAGCGGGAGGTGGTGGTGCGGGTGCGGCAGCGCCGGTGGCTCGTGGACCGGGAGGGATTGACGCGTCTGACCGAGGCGTTCCTGGGGGAGGAACTGGGGCTGGGGGAGTGGTGTCTGGGGATTCAGCTGGTGGGGGAGCGGGCGATGTCGGAGCAGAATGAGCGGTGGCTCGGTCACGAGGGGTCCACGGATGTCATCACCTTCGACCATCGGGAGGGGCCGGGGGAGGCGCTTCATGGGGAGTTGTTTGTGAGCGTGGACGACGCGGTGCGACAGGCGGAGGAGTTCGGGAGCACGCCGTCGATGGAGTTGGTGCGGTACGTGGTGCATGGCGTGCTGCACTTGCAGGGGTACGACGATCGGGACGGGGTCTCGCGACGGGCGATGAAGCGGGCGGAGGATCGTTGGGTGAGGCGGCTGGCGAGACGGTTCGCGTTGCGGGAGTTGGTGGCTCGCCTAGGGTGA
- a CDS encoding DUF502 domain-containing protein: protein MSEKAHTWRGDFYAGVAIVLPVAVSLVIFEWLLGAVSNAASTLLFFLPWVLDREFIYVNGRSGQMFWHWKVAATVLLVALVWLTGHLGRDFLGRKAIAAVDAILLRVPVLNTIHGVVKQVNDAFRSTHGRSFKQVVLVEFPRKGVYSLGFVTGADQQEVQHRTQEKVLSVFVPTTPNPTSGYLVMVPENQVRVLDMTVTDGIKYIISLGSVTPPWQPALPGGAGTLVAPANGEAPGVLEGGSGREEEGSTVTVVEAR from the coding sequence ATGAGCGAGAAGGCACACACGTGGAGGGGCGATTTCTACGCCGGGGTTGCCATTGTGTTGCCGGTGGCGGTCTCGCTGGTGATTTTCGAGTGGCTGCTGGGGGCGGTGTCGAATGCCGCGAGCACGCTGCTGTTCTTCCTGCCCTGGGTTCTGGACCGGGAGTTCATTTATGTGAACGGGCGGAGCGGCCAGATGTTCTGGCACTGGAAGGTGGCGGCCACGGTGCTGCTGGTGGCGCTGGTGTGGCTGACCGGGCACCTCGGCCGCGATTTTCTGGGCCGGAAGGCGATTGCGGCGGTGGACGCGATCCTGTTGCGGGTGCCGGTGTTGAACACCATCCACGGGGTGGTCAAGCAGGTGAACGATGCGTTCCGGTCCACCCACGGCCGGTCGTTCAAGCAGGTGGTGCTGGTCGAGTTCCCGCGGAAAGGAGTGTATTCGCTGGGGTTCGTGACCGGGGCGGACCAGCAGGAGGTACAGCACCGGACACAGGAAAAGGTCCTGAGTGTCTTCGTTCCCACCACGCCGAATCCGACCAGCGGCTACCTGGTCATGGTACCGGAAAACCAGGTGCGGGTGCTCGACATGACGGTGACGGACGGAATCAAGTACATCATCAGCCTCGGCTCCGTGACGCCCCCATGGCAGCCGGCATTGCCTGGGGGGGCGGGGACGCTGGTGGCCCCGGCCAACGGGGAGGCCCCGGGGGTGCTGGAGGGTGGGAGTGGGAGGGAGGAGGAAGGTTCCACGGTGACCGTGGTCGAGGCGCGGTGA
- a CDS encoding glutamate--tRNA ligase, which yields MASTVRVRFAPSPTGFLHIGGARTALFNWLFARSQRGAFVLRIEDTDAARNTQEATDVILHGLRWLGLDWDEGPETGDPDGPSRGERGPYFQSRRSGHYQRWIEVLRQRGHAYERDGAVRFRMPREPIVLRDRIVGEITRALTDREEADPDFVIVRSDGQPVFHLVNVIDDLEMGITHVIRGEDHVSNTAKHIALFRALGAEAPEYAHIPLILNPDGSKMSKRDRGASLQSYVEEGYLPAAVNNYLCLLGWSPKGGEEPMTLEEAARRFRLEDVNRSNARFDLKKLEHFHFEHTRRLDPARFVEIGAAALRRAGIDTSAFAPEYVAAALGTVQEKGRLFGELAGWVDFYFLPDHALRFDAEAVAKALTPASAPLLGQLRERFAALPGFEAAALEAALKQLAVDLGVKAGPLVQPCRVACTGRGVGPSLYHLMAVLGRDRVLNRLDLAQAKAVQG from the coding sequence ATGGCGTCCACGGTTCGCGTCCGGTTTGCTCCCTCGCCGACGGGTTTTCTGCATATCGGCGGGGCGCGCACGGCCCTGTTCAACTGGCTTTTTGCCCGCAGCCAGAGGGGTGCGTTTGTATTGCGGATCGAGGACACCGATGCGGCCCGCAACACGCAGGAGGCAACCGATGTGATTCTTCATGGGTTGAGGTGGCTGGGGCTGGACTGGGACGAGGGGCCGGAGACTGGCGATCCCGATGGGCCGAGCCGCGGCGAGCGGGGTCCGTATTTTCAGTCCCGAAGGTCCGGACATTACCAGCGGTGGATCGAGGTGTTGCGGCAGCGGGGTCATGCCTACGAGCGCGACGGGGCGGTGCGCTTCCGGATGCCCCGGGAGCCGATCGTCCTTCGCGACCGGATCGTTGGCGAGATCACCCGCGCGCTGACCGACCGGGAGGAGGCGGACCCGGACTTCGTCATCGTTCGAAGCGATGGGCAGCCGGTGTTCCACCTGGTCAACGTGATCGACGACCTGGAAATGGGCATCACGCATGTCATCCGCGGCGAGGACCACGTCAGCAACACGGCCAAGCACATCGCACTCTTCCGGGCGCTTGGGGCCGAGGCGCCGGAGTATGCGCACATCCCGCTGATTCTGAATCCGGACGGATCGAAGATGAGCAAGCGCGACCGGGGGGCGAGCCTGCAGTCGTATGTGGAGGAAGGGTATCTGCCGGCGGCGGTGAACAATTACCTGTGTCTGCTTGGTTGGAGCCCGAAGGGCGGGGAGGAACCGATGACCCTCGAGGAGGCGGCGCGCCGGTTCAGGCTGGAAGATGTGAACCGCAGCAATGCGCGGTTTGACCTGAAGAAGCTCGAGCACTTCCACTTCGAGCATACCCGGCGGCTGGATCCGGCCCGGTTCGTGGAGATCGGTGCGGCGGCCCTGCGGCGGGCCGGCATCGACACGTCCGCCTTCGCGCCCGAGTACGTCGCGGCGGCACTTGGGACGGTCCAGGAGAAGGGGCGGCTGTTCGGGGAACTGGCGGGGTGGGTGGACTTCTATTTCCTCCCGGACCATGCCCTGCGCTTCGATGCCGAAGCGGTGGCGAAGGCATTGACCCCGGCGAGCGCACCGCTGCTCGGGCAGTTGCGGGAGAGGTTCGCGGCCTTGCCGGGGTTCGAAGCCGCCGCCCTCGAGGCGGCGCTGAAGCAATTGGCGGTGGATCTCGGGGTGAAGGCCGGTCCGCTGGTGCAACCGTGCCGGGTGGCCTGCACCGGGCGCGGGGTCGGCCCGAGCCTTTATCACCTGATGGCTGTGCTGGGCCGGGACCGCGTGTTGAACCGTCTCGACCTGGCGCAGGCGAAGGCCGTTCAGGGTTAG
- the rpsU gene encoding 30S ribosomal protein S21, giving the protein MTEIKLKKGEPVEKALRRLKKKVDREGILKEVRNHRHYEKPSERRRRKLKVARFNAMLSARYAEL; this is encoded by the coding sequence GTGACCGAGATCAAACTGAAAAAAGGCGAACCGGTGGAAAAGGCCCTTCGGCGCCTGAAGAAGAAGGTGGATCGCGAGGGCATCCTCAAGGAGGTCCGGAATCATCGGCATTACGAGAAGCCGAGCGAACGCCGCCGCCGCAAGCTGAAGGTTGCGCGCTTCAACGCGATGCTGAGCGCCCGCTACGCGGAGCTGTAA
- the recO gene encoding DNA repair protein RecO has product MEERATGIVVRVRPLTESSLIVHWLTEEAGRVATVAKGARRARSPYRGRLDLFHEAAFTFRRSRRSELHGLGEVTLRTVFPQLRTDWSRLAQAAYGVLLIEKTTETDTPLPGTWGLFRAYLVHLERAAVSPLAVWSLELRHLAESGLLPGWEGGGLPESSGQLAESLLEAEWGDWPEGMPEEGVWRPLDRWLRRVLGEGVGAVPKGRAEALGLSGAIRAS; this is encoded by the coding sequence ATGGAAGAGCGGGCAACGGGAATCGTGGTGCGGGTGCGTCCGTTGACGGAGAGTTCGCTGATTGTGCACTGGCTGACCGAGGAGGCGGGGCGGGTGGCGACGGTGGCCAAGGGGGCGCGGCGGGCCAGGTCGCCGTACCGGGGCCGGCTGGACTTGTTCCATGAGGCGGCGTTCACCTTCCGGAGGTCGCGCCGGTCGGAGCTGCACGGGCTGGGGGAGGTGACGCTGCGGACGGTGTTTCCGCAGTTGCGGACGGACTGGAGCCGGCTGGCGCAGGCGGCCTACGGGGTATTGCTGATCGAGAAGACGACCGAGACGGACACGCCGCTGCCGGGCACGTGGGGGCTGTTCCGGGCGTACCTCGTCCATCTGGAACGGGCCGCGGTGTCGCCATTGGCGGTGTGGAGTCTGGAACTGCGGCATTTGGCGGAGTCGGGATTGCTGCCGGGGTGGGAAGGGGGAGGGCTTCCGGAGTCAAGCGGGCAGCTCGCGGAATCCCTTCTCGAAGCGGAGTGGGGTGATTGGCCCGAGGGCATGCCGGAGGAGGGGGTGTGGCGTCCCCTGGACCGGTGGCTGCGCCGGGTCCTGGGCGAGGGAGTTGGAGCGGTGCCGAAGGGAAGGGCTGAGGCGTTGGGGCTCTCTGGGGCGATCCGAGCGAGTTGA
- a CDS encoding PhoH family protein, whose translation MCARRWRGRNETLVRETTEETLHFESARHAQQLFHNDPKNLQALEKALGVKATSREGWIKLEGGTDAVGKARRLFELLEASAKAGQPIRTKEFAYALNVVQHEGAEALADLFGTRIQTSTRKAQVTPKTTGQRRYVEAIRQHDLTLGIGPAGTGKTYLAMAMAVASLREEKVARIILTRPAVEAGEALGFLPGDLYEKIAPYLRPLQDALHDMMPAEDIQKNKERGVIEIAPLAYMRGRTLNNAFVILDEAQNATGEQMFMFLTRLGFGSRAVVTGDPTQIDLPKNRPSGLVEAVRALRGVEGIAVCEFTRRDVVRHPLVQRIISAYEEHRGRRDREGP comes from the coding sequence ATGTGCGCCAGGCGTTGGCGCGGGAGGAATGAGACGCTTGTGAGGGAGACCACCGAGGAGACGCTGCACTTCGAGAGTGCGCGCCACGCGCAGCAGTTGTTCCACAACGACCCCAAGAACCTGCAGGCTTTGGAGAAGGCGCTGGGGGTGAAGGCCACGTCGAGGGAGGGATGGATCAAACTGGAAGGCGGCACCGACGCGGTGGGGAAGGCTCGACGGCTGTTCGAATTGCTCGAGGCCTCGGCCAAGGCGGGGCAGCCGATCCGGACGAAGGAGTTTGCCTACGCCCTGAACGTGGTCCAGCACGAGGGGGCGGAGGCGTTGGCCGACCTGTTCGGGACGCGGATCCAGACTTCGACCCGGAAGGCCCAGGTGACGCCGAAGACGACCGGGCAGCGCCGGTATGTGGAGGCCATCCGGCAGCATGACCTGACCTTGGGGATCGGGCCGGCGGGGACGGGGAAGACCTACCTGGCCATGGCCATGGCGGTGGCTTCGTTGCGGGAGGAGAAGGTGGCCCGGATCATCCTGACGCGTCCGGCCGTGGAGGCGGGCGAGGCGCTGGGTTTCCTGCCCGGCGATCTGTACGAGAAGATCGCGCCCTATCTGCGACCCCTGCAGGACGCGCTGCACGACATGATGCCGGCGGAGGACATTCAGAAGAACAAGGAACGCGGGGTGATCGAGATCGCGCCGCTGGCGTACATGCGGGGACGGACGTTGAACAACGCCTTTGTGATTCTGGACGAGGCGCAGAACGCCACGGGGGAGCAGATGTTCATGTTCCTGACCCGGCTGGGATTCGGGTCGCGGGCGGTGGTGACGGGGGATCCGACACAAATCGACCTTCCCAAGAACCGTCCGTCGGGGCTGGTCGAGGCGGTGCGGGCCTTGCGCGGGGTGGAGGGGATTGCCGTGTGCGAGTTCACCCGGCGCGACGTGGTGCGTCATCCGCTGGTGCAGCGGATCATCTCGGCCTACGAGGAACACCGGGGCCGGCGGGATAGGGAGGGGCCGTGA
- a CDS encoding flippase-like domain-containing protein: MAGVLLAWAFHAIFHDQSRSVLAAEGVVLDAMPRWERWVTVWRLGPVELGRTLLAVQAGWLIASIGLWGLTILLGAWRWWLVLRSQGLNPGFRRTLEISFIAHFFNSFLLGATGGDLLKAYYAARVTHHLKTEAVTSVLLDRVLGLFAMLAFATCLLIPNLGMVLNHPRMVLLGAVVLGMTVAAGGFLLVSLRGGVSQVLPNARHWLRRLPRAAMIERALESCRVLGRSRAVLGKALVLSVVLTAVCVIQLMTLVWGYGLQVAWTPMFLVVPAVICISALPLTPNGLGVRDNLYLYLLSLPEIGIGAGTAVAISLVAYAGSLVWSAVGGVLYVFRRRERHLAEAVAEESAEAGRDG, encoded by the coding sequence ATGGCCGGAGTGCTTCTGGCCTGGGCGTTTCATGCGATTTTTCACGACCAGAGCCGGTCGGTCTTGGCGGCTGAGGGAGTGGTGCTGGACGCCATGCCGCGTTGGGAACGCTGGGTGACGGTGTGGCGGTTGGGTCCGGTGGAATTGGGGCGGACGCTTCTTGCCGTGCAGGCTGGCTGGCTGATCGCTTCGATCGGGTTGTGGGGGTTGACGATCCTGCTGGGTGCCTGGCGGTGGTGGCTGGTGCTGCGATCGCAGGGGTTGAACCCCGGTTTCCGGCGGACCCTGGAAATCTCCTTCATCGCCCATTTCTTCAACTCGTTCCTGCTGGGGGCCACCGGCGGCGACCTGTTGAAGGCGTATTACGCGGCCCGGGTGACGCATCACCTCAAGACCGAAGCGGTCACCAGCGTGCTGCTTGACCGCGTCCTGGGGCTCTTCGCGATGCTGGCTTTCGCCACCTGCCTGTTGATTCCCAATCTCGGGATGGTGCTGAACCACCCGCGGATGGTGCTGTTGGGAGCGGTGGTGCTGGGCATGACGGTGGCGGCCGGTGGATTTCTGCTGGTATCCCTGCGGGGAGGCGTTTCCCAGGTGTTGCCGAATGCCCGGCATTGGCTGCGTCGCCTGCCTCGCGCCGCGATGATCGAGCGGGCGCTCGAATCGTGCCGGGTTTTGGGCAGGTCCCGGGCCGTGCTGGGAAAGGCGCTGGTGTTATCCGTCGTGTTGACGGCGGTTTGCGTGATTCAGTTGATGACCTTGGTATGGGGGTACGGGTTGCAGGTGGCATGGACACCGATGTTCCTGGTGGTGCCGGCGGTGATCTGCATTTCGGCGCTGCCGTTGACGCCGAATGGTCTTGGGGTCCGGGACAACCTTTACCTGTATCTGCTGAGCCTGCCCGAGATTGGAATCGGCGCCGGCACGGCCGTGGCGATTTCGTTGGTGGCCTACGCGGGGAGTCTGGTCTGGAGTGCGGTGGGCGGGGTGCTGTACGTCTTCCGGCGGCGGGAACGGCACTTGGCCGAGGCGGTGGCTGAGGAATCGGCCGAGGCTGGGCGGGACGGTTGA
- a CDS encoding type II secretion system protein, giving the protein MLCFKAKEGAGSGQGRRRGGFTLLELMVTVAVVALLASLLGAGAGRVRARAHGAMCLNHLRQWGLATMLYALDHGDWLPPEGFPNPGDAQTNRGWYIQLPRQMGIPRYHDQAWRTDPSAGVGSTVWLCPANRRRSNGRNLFHYCLNQHVDGTSEGDMPTRLGSVPEPSRMVWLFDSKNLPAVGYWGYVHTNLHVGGAQFLFLDGHARRFRAMDYWDSAADRGRTNHPRIRWVP; this is encoded by the coding sequence ATGCTTTGTTTCAAGGCGAAGGAAGGTGCCGGTTCCGGCCAGGGACGACGGCGTGGGGGGTTCACGCTGCTGGAGTTGATGGTGACCGTGGCGGTGGTGGCGCTGCTGGCGAGCCTGCTGGGGGCGGGGGCGGGTCGGGTTCGGGCGCGGGCGCACGGGGCGATGTGTCTGAATCATCTGCGGCAGTGGGGGCTGGCCACGATGTTGTATGCGCTGGACCATGGCGATTGGCTGCCCCCCGAGGGCTTCCCAAATCCCGGGGACGCGCAGACAAACCGCGGGTGGTACATCCAGTTGCCGAGGCAGATGGGCATTCCGAGGTACCATGATCAGGCGTGGCGGACGGACCCTTCCGCCGGGGTGGGTTCGACCGTCTGGCTGTGCCCGGCGAACCGGCGTCGGAGCAACGGCCGGAACCTGTTTCACTATTGCTTGAATCAGCACGTGGACGGGACCAGCGAAGGGGACATGCCGACGCGTTTGGGGAGCGTGCCGGAGCCATCGAGGATGGTGTGGCTGTTCGATTCGAAGAACCTGCCGGCGGTGGGCTATTGGGGGTATGTCCACACGAACCTGCATGTGGGGGGCGCGCAGTTTCTCTTTCTGGACGGGCACGCCCGGCGGTTTCGCGCCATGGACTACTGGGATTCCGCGGCAGACCGTGGCAGGACGAACCATCCGCGGATCCGATGGGTTCCGTGA
- a CDS encoding HIT domain-containing protein: MERLHAPWRIEYILAPKEPGGNGSVFRRIGEGTDDEENLVVARGRTCYALLNNYPYNGGHLMVVPYRQVRDLDGLTDEEMLELMRMARRCMRVLRESMKADGFNVGLNLGRVAGAGIEEHLHLHVVPRWAGDTNFMPVLAGTTVLPQALREVAENVRQALAREE, translated from the coding sequence ATGGAACGTCTGCACGCCCCGTGGCGGATCGAGTATATCCTGGCGCCGAAGGAGCCGGGCGGAAACGGATCGGTGTTTCGTCGGATCGGGGAAGGGACGGACGACGAGGAAAACCTGGTGGTGGCACGGGGCCGGACCTGCTACGCGCTGCTGAACAACTACCCGTACAATGGCGGCCACCTGATGGTGGTGCCGTACCGTCAGGTGAGGGATCTGGACGGATTGACGGACGAGGAGATGCTGGAGTTGATGCGGATGGCGCGGCGTTGCATGAGGGTGTTGCGGGAGTCGATGAAGGCGGACGGGTTCAATGTGGGGCTGAATCTTGGGCGGGTGGCGGGGGCGGGGATCGAGGAGCATTTGCATCTGCATGTGGTGCCGAGGTGGGCGGGGGACACGAACTTCATGCCGGTGCTGGCGGGGACGACGGTGTTGCCGCAGGCGTTGCGGGAGGTGGCGGAAAATGTGCGCCAGGCGTTGGCGCGGGAGGAATGA
- a CDS encoding SPFH domain-containing protein, whose amino-acid sequence MSILKFLRSQAWEIIQWEENDVRDTLSFRWPDEDREIKRGAQLIVRESQMVQFVYLGQYGDLLGPGKHSLTTDNIPILSRLKGWKYGFESPFKADVYYIVTRLFSGNKWGTSNPIMMRDKDFGVVRVRAYGTFDFRIVNPPVFLREVAGTDHQFRLDEFHDTMRSRIVSVFSDAVASAQIPVLDLATRYQEVGEAILPLINPQTSAKYGIEITSFILENASVPPEVEAAIDKRSSMSVVGDLNDYVKFQMAQGMEKGEGSTGSAAAQLGIGLAMAQQMAQQFAQPAGTPAAAAAPAAAVGVGAAAAPQSPRLYSPEEVAQALGVTEADVLSTLESGELKGRRIGSAWRVSQAALDEFLAH is encoded by the coding sequence ATGAGCATCCTCAAATTTCTGCGGTCACAGGCGTGGGAGATCATTCAGTGGGAGGAGAACGACGTCCGGGACACCCTAAGCTTCCGATGGCCGGACGAGGATCGGGAGATCAAGCGAGGGGCGCAGTTGATCGTGCGGGAGAGCCAGATGGTGCAGTTCGTGTACCTCGGGCAGTACGGCGACCTGCTGGGGCCCGGGAAGCATTCGCTGACCACCGACAACATTCCGATCCTCTCGCGGCTCAAGGGCTGGAAGTACGGCTTCGAGAGCCCGTTCAAGGCGGATGTGTACTACATCGTCACCCGCCTGTTTTCGGGAAACAAGTGGGGGACCTCGAACCCGATCATGATGCGGGACAAGGACTTTGGGGTCGTGCGGGTGCGGGCGTACGGCACCTTCGATTTCCGGATCGTGAATCCGCCGGTTTTTCTGCGGGAAGTGGCGGGAACAGACCATCAGTTCCGGCTGGACGAGTTTCACGACACGATGCGGTCCCGGATTGTGAGTGTTTTCAGCGACGCAGTGGCCAGTGCGCAGATTCCGGTGCTGGACCTTGCGACCCGGTACCAGGAGGTGGGCGAAGCGATCCTGCCGCTGATCAATCCGCAGACGTCCGCGAAGTACGGCATCGAGATCACGAGTTTCATCCTGGAGAACGCCTCCGTGCCACCGGAGGTGGAGGCGGCCATCGACAAGCGATCGAGCATGTCGGTGGTGGGCGACCTGAACGACTACGTGAAGTTCCAGATGGCCCAGGGCATGGAGAAGGGGGAGGGCAGCACCGGGAGTGCGGCGGCGCAATTGGGCATTGGACTGGCCATGGCCCAACAGATGGCCCAGCAGTTTGCCCAACCGGCCGGCACGCCGGCCGCGGCCGCGGCCCCGGCCGCGGCGGTTGGGGTTGGGGCGGCGGCCGCACCGCAGTCGCCACGGCTCTATTCGCCGGAGGAGGTGGCCCAGGCGCTGGGCGTTACGGAGGCCGATGTGCTATCGACATTGGAATCGGGGGAATTGAAGGGGCGCCGGATCGGGAGTGCGTGGCGCGTATCGCAGGCGGCGCTGGACGAATTCCTGGCCCACTGA
- a CDS encoding sugar phosphate isomerase/epimerase, whose translation MLQEIRSLGFEYAELSHGIRLGLLPGIIEAVEAGEIKISSLHNFCPLPIGIHYPAPNLFKFTALDRRERDNAWKHTLKTLDTAARLKASLVVLHMGAVEMRDYTDRLLEMIEAGKRETPKYEKLLEEAVHKRESRKEPHVEVAYAFLRALAEEASSRGVRLAIENREAIEEIPFESDFHLFFREFPQSCIGYWHDTGHGQIKENLGLIHHAMHVGGLADRLLGFHIHDVGFPGRDHMVPGTGTIDFAALAPYVRPEHLKVLELSPSAPAEMIPQGLAHIQGLWGPE comes from the coding sequence ATGCTGCAGGAGATCCGGTCCTTGGGGTTCGAGTATGCCGAGTTGAGCCACGGGATTCGGCTTGGGCTGCTCCCGGGCATCATTGAGGCGGTCGAGGCCGGCGAGATCAAGATCTCCTCCCTGCACAACTTCTGCCCGCTTCCGATCGGCATCCATTATCCGGCGCCCAACCTGTTCAAGTTCACCGCGTTGGATCGTCGGGAACGGGACAACGCATGGAAGCACACCCTGAAGACGCTGGACACGGCGGCGCGCCTGAAGGCTTCCCTGGTGGTGTTGCACATGGGGGCGGTGGAGATGCGGGACTACACGGACCGGTTGCTCGAGATGATCGAGGCTGGGAAGCGTGAGACGCCTAAGTACGAGAAGCTGTTGGAAGAAGCGGTTCACAAGCGGGAATCGCGCAAGGAACCGCATGTGGAGGTGGCCTACGCTTTCCTGCGGGCCCTGGCGGAGGAGGCATCGAGCCGGGGCGTGCGGTTGGCGATCGAGAACCGGGAGGCCATCGAAGAGATCCCGTTCGAGAGCGATTTCCACCTGTTTTTCCGGGAGTTTCCGCAGTCCTGCATTGGGTATTGGCACGACACCGGCCATGGGCAGATCAAGGAGAATCTCGGGTTGATCCATCATGCGATGCATGTGGGCGGGCTGGCGGATCGGTTGCTCGGATTCCACATCCACGATGTCGGCTTTCCGGGGCGTGACCACATGGTTCCCGGGACGGGCACGATCGATTTTGCCGCACTCGCGCCCTATGTCCGGCCGGAACACTTGAAAGTTCTGGAACTTAGCCCGTCGGCTCCCGCCGAAATGATCCCGCAGGGCCTGGCGCACATCCAGGGCCTGTGGGGTCCCGAGTGA